The DNA sequence AATCAATATAAAAATGTGCCAAATTACTGTCCACTTGGCCCCTTagcttattatttttttatagagaTCTTTAGATAAAGATGTCTAAGacgtatttttttaaaaatattttttaataattaaaatttaatacatataatcaattaaattatgttatttttgttaaaattagatcagacaaattaatttaatcaaaaaaataatgaatcaAATCTTAAAttagtctaaattaatattattttttataaaagatgactaaaatattcttattatatatattaattttgaaaatcctAATATAAATTCTAGTCCTTTACTTTTCTGCCATTAAAGggttaggatttagaattttcaaaattaatatatatataataggagtattttagttattttttataataagagtattgtagtcattttctataaaaaataatattaatttaaactgGTTCAAGAATAGATTCACTATTTTTTtcgattaaattaatttgtctaacttaattttgacaaaaataacatgatttaatcaattatatgtgttaaattttaattaataaaaaacatctttaaaaaagtTTTAGACGTCTTCATTTGAGTAACTCTTTTTTTCTATTACTCATTTTTTAAACTGAAAAGTAAAATTAGAAAGTGAAATTAGATATCAAAATAGTTATTTATTCTATCTCAATTCTTATAATAATAACTTTTAATTGGTGTTTATAAGTTGTTGTTTAAATTttgtctaatttattttaataataaatttttaatttttaaaaattaactattttatatttttgtattttttaaattaaatattaatttttattttttttttataaattagaCACTACATAAATAATGATAGATTATTGATAGATGATAAATGACTGAGATCACTGAAAAAGCTTACAATATTTGAGAGTCTCTGTTATTGATATTTTATAATATGTTTAAAATTTAGAAGCGAAACAATCCACTTTCGGATATATGATATGTGAAGGCATCCGTGTATTTTCAATATGCGAAAGACGTATTGTTTCGCctccaaaaatttaaaaaatactacaaaatttaataattgagtaatttttttttcaatatccACAAAAAATTAGCCTACTGTTAATACCCAAAACCAATAATGAATTATATTGAGAATGAATTGTCCATGTTTCAACTTTACACAGCTAAACTGGAGCCGGTGTTAGTTTGACTCTGACTCCAAGCttgtaagaaaaataattattatcatGTTGTGTCAACTACTGCAAAGTACTGTTTTTATGTCTCTTGGCCACAAGCATGCAGGTTCTATAAAggttaaaatttaaacaaacaATTTTAACTTAAGCTTGTACGCAAAATTATAGCCAACGCTTCAAGTCCTAAATTAAAGTAGCTAGGCTGGGGTGATTGTGATGCTTCTTCTCAGGTGAGGCTACAAATTTACATGAACAACTAGTGCTCCTGTTTGGAGACAAACTTCACTGTTCATGCTGCACCCAACGCAGCAAATAAGCTAAGCTCCTAACAAATACACCTATATATGTAACGTAACAtttcatctttaatttaatCTACCTTAAAGCCTATTTCACCGCTACCTACGTAGCATCATTCTATATCAATGCAGGAAGTAATAACATGCATGACATGATTGATCTATGTATATATGTTATGTTCATGAACACTCTTTGTTACCTTAAGCTTTTCAACTACGTAACACtctcttgaaaaaaaatttttttccagaataatatatgaaaacttaattagtaattattcgaatattgatttttgaaaaaaaaaaagatttccAGAATGTGTGAATAGGTGGGTAACTCGAGCAAATTTGTTATTAATGACACAATTTATGAGCAATATTCTGTAGTTACGCCACATTACTAAGGTGGGACCAACTTGATTATAAGGATGCGTATGATCTCTCATAGTTATGTAGCAACAACCCATTTGGAAAATTTGGTGGAGAAAATGATGAGAATTATGCTATACCTTAAATTCAAGAATTATAATCTAGCTACCTTATCTTCTTAGTTATTATTATCCTTACTTAAATCCTTTATATTAGAATACCTTCTTCAAAGACCCAGATTCCAGGGTAGGTGTATTTCGGTTTTATTATATGTACGACGGGGCATTTAGAACACATAACAAACAAGAAACAAGCAATTAAATTAAAGACATGATAAATCGCTGTTCTTAGATTCATCTCAGAGACATTTAAAAAAATGCATCTTAGACTAATTAAAGGACTACACAGCATGTATTACTATTTACAATACATTAATTAGTAGTATTATTTACATGAAAAAAAGTTGGTGCTGAATTTAAATGTTGAATGTTAGATGTCCCACGAAGAAGGCAGTGACAGTGTATTAATAAATGGAAGTCACGAGGCAATTTATTATAACATTATAAATATGTTGCACCAACCTCTGCAGTGTCCCTGAATTCGAATTTTAACTTTGGCCTATCTATGTAACAACAACCAAATTAATAAGTAGATATTCTGATTCAGAACGAAATAGGTGGAACCATATGTAAACTCTTACCAACTGAAGTAATTCTACATTGAAAACAGTAGCTTCAGCTGTTGAAGATCATCACACATGCATTAGTTTAGTGCATTGCTACTATATCATCACAGTCTGTAAATTTGGTACACGCTTTCCTCGTCAGTATGGCATGCATTATATTCTGTAACAATGGCGAAAATTTGTCCCCTCAATCTACCCAACTTGACCAAGTACCTTCAAAAGGTTGATCATTAATATCAGGAATCTCTATCTGATACCACTAATTAataatagttaattaattaagtataCCCTTTTTATTGATCTTCTATTATAATCCCAACAAATACTTTCTTCTCTCATTTGTTTTAAGAAATAAACGAAACACAAGACCTCAATTTAGAATGCCAAGACAATATTGAGTATCAAGGTTGTTGCTGCCTTTAATACTGCTCCTACTAACAACATATTGAACAAGTCAATGattaactttaaaaataaacttgtgTTTGGAGCCATGTCGAACATTGTGTAAATAAACTGGTGGATAGCATTTATCATATTTGCAATTGAACAACCCATTAACTCAAATCAATGtgttgttctttgtttttgAGAAATGTTTGGCACACTTATCTGTTATAGATGTATTGACTTGCTATTGATTCTATGTTAAACACTATTTGATGTGGAAAAATTATACACAAAACATTACAGTAAAAACAagtatactttttttttcaacatGTGATCTCATTACTAATTAAAGAAGTGGCGagtaaatataatattaatgtAACTAAatcatgtaaaaaaaaaaaaaaaaaccatactATTATCCGGTCCTGATGAGTTAgttttcatatatataataacttgTGGTCGTTATTATTATAAGTTATATTTATTACTACATAGTCAACACACATTCATTAAGTTTGTTGTCGTTTATTACTACATACTCAATACATGCATTGAATCTAATAAAtgtaataaaaatactatttacaCACTAAAATCAggtactaaaattaattataatatatttatatataaataaataatttgtttaattaatttttaatatatattttatattttaatataatattttatactaataactgAGTTTTATATATACCTAGtgtaattgaatttaattaCTTGAAAGTTTATTCATTAATAACATATTTCATTGAATTTATGTTTGCTATGCGGGGTAATAGTTTCATGAATTATTCACTATATAGTCCATATATACATGCATGCGCATTCTGCcacttctatttttatttatatatatataattgtacAATTTTATGAACTattaaatatcaaatatattatgtatagattaaaataaattaaataacatatatattttatacacaaatatataattaataatttttagtgattaattttaatatattgataatattttaattaaatatttattattaataattaagcTATACTATTAGGGATAAAAGCTCTATTCCTATTTATACAAGGCTAAAGGGCTCTCAAGTCTCAACAGCTACACACACGTTTATTTTCTAAGTCCTACCATGATCATTTTATGTATCTTTTTACATTGTGTTATACTCTTTGTATAGTAGTCTATACCTTCATACATCTCACATGCATGATATTTTCCACATTACCTGATATTCTGTATTATACCTACACCGGAAATTTCAAATTAGCTTTAGTCACACATTCCCAATTTCCCATCTATTGTCAATCTGAGTCCAACTATAGTCATGTGATGGAGTCAATATATATCATAACGGTTATGAACCATACGAATAACgaaataagattaaattttaaataataataataataataataataataataataataataataataataataaatctcaTCGTCGACAAATTATATATGCTAGTTTTTTACATTTATTTTCCGAATGGAACATTTGTTTTTAactttttacaaaaatattttctgcATGTATTTCTAATtaatgattgattttttttgccattttttacaagactttttttaaaatatattttattatatgtaatttaaacaaaaatatttttagggGTGCACATGGCTCGACCCAAATATTTTAGGGgttaatttggtgtgattttacTGGGTCTATGGTCGGGTAAGGGTCTTAAAAATAGACTCGGTCATTATTTCGGGCCGAATTCGAATCAAGTCGAATCTGGATTCACCCAACTCATGTGCATCCTAAAGAacaaaaaaagatatatatgttttaaattaatttcaatattatgttatattaattataagtttattattttatttttaatcacatttgttgaattagaaaatagataaaagaaacattaaattagaatttatggACAAATTCAAGTTCAAATATGGATATCAACTTTTCGATAATAAATTTCtttataaattattgttaaatttttaaagaccCGGTTTTCATTCGATATAGTTGTGGCCCAAAAATGTTTAAGTTTTATCGGGTTTAGAGTCGgtttaaaatctaaaaaataaatccAGTATATATTTAGAATAAGGTTTGAATTAGGACAAATCTGATTTCATCTGCCTCATGAATAccctaaatattttattatttctaagACTTGAATCTAACCTCTtagttaaattataaaatactaatttcacttttattattttttacacaCATGTAATAAATAAAGGAGTAAATTTATTGATCCATCACTATAGTATCTATAACTATAGTTCAAAGATTTTCCCTATTTCAATGATGAGCACAAGAAGAAAGTCTCCTCAAGTTGATGAATATACACTTGAAGTGCAATCTGGCCTTCAACTTTGTTTGAAACTCAAAATCTTAAATAAGAAAAACACTTATTAAAAACACTTGGATTAAAGAAAGAAGCAagtaactaataataataatattaaaaataatatatctaTTTGAATTTTTACCTATCTaagtattataaaaataattaagatGATAAATTAACACTTCTAATAATcactttaataataataataataataataataataataataataataataataataataataacgaaAAGGCAATGCACACATCCTGCGGCTCAATTTTATCGTTATGGAGGGCATGTGTGTGCTATGCTTGGATATGGAGTTAGGGGGGAATACACATATATGTGGGACAGATTTTTGTCAGTTTGAGACGAAGGAACTCGGACCGTGCGAGTTCAtaggatttgaaaattttataaacAAATCGCACGGTCCGATTTGTTAGGCAACCATATAGAACTTCAAGTATAAGGAATCGGACCCAACGAGTTGACATCTTAGGAATGGGTATGAAAGTCGCAGGGTCCGAGTTCTTAGCTGAGAGAATGAAATGGTGATCAATGAACTCGGACCATCCGTTTTGTGGCAATGAGACAAAGAAATCGGATGGTCCGAGTTCTGTCttagaaatgaatttttttgGTTCAAGTTAACCTAGTCGTAGGGTTCGAGTTCCTCAAAGGTTGTGATATAAAAGGGTGAAGTGAACTGGTAGGTGGGAAAGTAGCTGGGTATTCCTTCTTCTTCGACGGCTgcatctttcttcttcttcaaaactctctctttttttcagttttgattttgataatgTAGTATCTAAGATTATGTTTCTGTTATAGTGAGTGAAAAAAATGAGTGACAGAGTATtgctaaaattattttattttggtcaGATTTTGTTAGAAACGGTTGAAggagtaaaatttatttgtgaaagCCCAGTAGATATTGttattccttttattatttcatttgaGGAGCTAAAAGGAGTAATCTGTGAAAAAATTGGTTCTGAGAGGGCAAGAAATATATCATGTATTCTATACAGATATCCCATACAGGTGTTTGGTGGATTCGTACAATATCAATCCAAATATGTGACGGACGATGCAAGCATGCAGGAGatgttttcaatgtatattgaaAACCGGTCTCAGATCTCGTTCATCGAGTTGTATGTTGAGTTCGAACAATCTGAGGCTGATCGGAATATTCTACAGGAAGATTATAATAGTGACAGTGAAGAAGAGTTCGAAAGCAACTATGAATTTGCTGTTCCAgatggtgatgaagatcaaggtGAGAGAACCATGTGCCCAGATGTGACAGAAGTGGCAAATGCACTTGCAAACGAAGTGCCGTTTGAGGAGCCATCATTCATGCGAGTTTTAGACTTGGAAGCCATGCATGTTCCTGAATTTCCGGAATATATGACTGCATGTACGTAATCGTGGTATAAGTGTTTTTGTAGTTAGACATTGATTGAGTTATGAAGATTTTACCCTTTTTTTAGCATTATTTAATCATGCGTTCTGTGTCGTAGTTGTCAGGATCTAACCGGTCCTCGACCCGTTAaggaatttatttttttcttttatatgcTTCATGTGTTTATTAGGAAATAATATTTATGTTGTATAAGATATGGTTGTAGCAAATTGCATGAGTTTGTAACAATTATCGGCACTGCTTCGATCTATTGTACGGTTCAAATGGCATGAACCGGACAGGACCGGCACGGTTCGTTTGGTTTTTcggtcgaaccggccggtccggtccggttttTTACATTTGCTGCTGATGTGCTTATGTTGTTTAGTGTGATATCATAAAatgttgataattttttatttaaagcaTACTGGTTTATTACATTTGCTGCGTATTAATGAAATTTATCTTATGGCATTTGTCCCAGCAGAAATTCCTATGGTCGCAGATGGTGAATTCGTCGTTGGGATGGAGTTCAGTTCCAGGGAAGCTGTTATTAAGGCGGTTAAGGAGTATACCATACGACGAAGTGTAGACTACCGGGTTTTTGAGTCTGAGCCGTTGACATTTTATGCCAAGTGTACACAGTATGGGTCAGGGTGTGATTGGCTTATCAGGGTTAGCTTGATCAGCAGGAAGTACTGTTGGGTTATAAGGAGGTATAATGGTAGCCACACCTGTACCACAGCCACCATTTCACAGGATCATTCAAAACTGGACTCTATCACAATTGCAGAAGCAATAAAGCCACTGGTTGAAGTTGACCCCTCCTTAAAGGTAAAATCGGTAATAGCAGAAGTGCAATCGAAATTCAACTACACCGTCAGTTACCGAAAAGCATGGTTGGCTAAGCAGAGGgcaatagaaaaaatatttggaggtTGGGAAGCATCGTATGAAGCCTTGCCTATATGGTTTGAGGCCATGTGTCACAAGGAGCCATCAGCTGTTGTCCATTTTGAGACTATGCCTGCATATCAAGGCGATGACTTGGTGGGTGATATTCGGGTACTGCATCGTGTATTCTGGAGTTATTACCCTTGCATTAGGGCATTCAGACATTGTAAACCAATTGTCCAGGTGGATGGTACTCACTTGTACGGAAAGTATAAGGGTTGTTTGCTTGTGGCAGTTTCCCAGGATGAAAACAACAATATCGTTCCGATTGCGTTTGCTATTGTTGAGGGAGAGACTTCTGATGCATGGCATTTTTTCCTAAGTAACCTCCGTCAACATGTTGTTACTCGGGATGGAGTGGGTCTAATATCTGACCGGCACGAGTCCATCAATGCAGCTGTCGAACGAAGTAACGGAGCTTGGTCACCTCCTAGAGCTTTTCATATGTTTTGCATCAGGCATATAGAGTCGAATTTTCTCAGAAAATTCAAGGCACCTTACCTACAAAAATTGGTCGTTAACATCGGTAAACATTTACTAAATTTAAGCAAATTATTAATAGATGTGCCTTAAATAAATCTATTGATTTTAATTACTTTGCTTTCTACATGCTTTGATCTGCTAGGATATTCGAGGACGGTGCGGGAGTACCAAGTGCGTTACCAGCGTTTAAGGGACCGCGGCGAGGCATACACAAACTGGTTAGACCGAATTCCTCGCGAACAGTACGCACTGGCCTTTGATGGCGGGTACCGATGGGGTCACATGACGACGAATCTAGTGGAGTGCATCAACTCAGTATTGAAGGGTGCCCGCAATCTTCCCATTACTGCTCTTATGAAGGCAACATTCTACAGACTAAATGAGTTGTTCACCCGTAAAAGAGCGGATGCGGAAGCCCGGATCAATGCTGGCCATGTGTTTTCTGAGATAGTGACATCGAAGTTGCATGCAAACCAACTTGCATCAGGAAACATACAGGTTAGTTGCTTTGACCGCCAGAATGAGGTCTTTGAGGTTCGTGAGATGCCAAGTGGGCTAGAGTTTGCAGTTGATCTACGTAGCCTTCGATGTGACTGTGGTGAGTTCCAAGTGGACCGAATCCCCTATCGACATGTATTTGCATGTTGTGCCAACCAGCGACTTGATTGGCGACTTTATGTTCATGATGTGTATAAGATGGATCAAGTGCGGCGGGTGTACCGAGCACGGTTTAGGCCACTGGGTAATCCCACTACATGGCCTGCTTACAACGGACCTCGGTTCATACCGAATCCGTACATGCGACGGGTGTCAAAAGGTCGGCCCAGGATGACGCGTTTTCTGAATGAGATGGACACGAGAATGTTACGTCGTCCTAGGCGATGTACTCTATGTGGTGCTGAGGGACATAGTCGAAGCAGATGCCGTCGGTCTGTTGGTTCAAATACCAACAGAGAAGCCCCCTAGGTTCACAGTTTTAATATGATATTGTATAATAAAACCTGACTGAGCAAATTGAGGTAACATGACCTGCTATATGTAACCTTATCATTAATGACACTCTAGTATTATGACATATCTGTAGCATTGCCTATAATATGATGGTTAATACATCAATTGAGAAATATCTGTAGTATCATATTAAGGTTTTAAGAGACATTATTACATGCTCCAGATGGCTAATACATCAATAATGTCCAACACATATAAGTACTCTATACAAGGTCCAACACATACAAATAAGTATAAACGATAAAATATTTTCATCGTTACATAATGTCTAACCAATACAAATAACTATAAACACTACATAAAGTCATCAGTACATAATGTCTAACAAATACATATAACTACATAATGTCTAACAAATACATATAACCCATAAAATTACATAAAGTCATCAATACATAAAGTTTAACAAATACAAATAActctaaacaaaagaaaagaattattttcTCAATTTCCACTTTACATCCTTCACAAAGCTCTTGCATTTCTTGGCCGCCTTTTTGAAGACAGAAGGGGTGAAACGATTAGCACTCCGACGTGGCGGATCAATCCTCAGATTGTAACCTTTGACGTTGTCATCTGGACTGCGTGCCTGACCTGTAAACGATTTTCAATAAACAAGTATGTGCAGCACATTACATATTCATATACCAACATAAATACCACAAATGAAGAAGCAAAATCCAATAAGATATGCCATTTATGCAAAGAAAGTAAATAAGTCATGGAATATGCAATGCAAAATAGTAAACATAATACCATCGTTGCGAGATTCTTCATCCTCATCGAACTCTTCAATTTCATCGTCGTCGTCATCGCCCTCTTCATCCGGGTCATCTACTAGATACGCATCGGTTTCTTGATCGAGTGCGTTAGTATCTTCCTCAATGAGTCCCATGTTACATCGGTTAGGATTTTGACTATTTAGAACACCTCGTCCACCCTCACTCCTACTAGAGTCAACAGAAACAAAGCCTCCAGAAGCAACGGATGAGGTATGGCCTGGATACCTTGCATCCAACGAATACCTGCCAGGCATAAACTCAGGCTGATCACCATATTGTGAATGTGCTCCATCTGCAGACATGAACCCAAGCAACTGGCTAAAAGAAGTTCCATCACCTATTTCAAACTGTGACATACCCCAATATTGTTGCTGTACTGGATATGATGGGGTGAATTGTGTCTGAGGTAGATACTGGGTTGAGGCTTGAGGTTGTTCTTGTGGAGGCGGAATTGCAGGTGATATATGTTGCTCCTGCTCTTCATTGTCCTCATCCATATCCTGACTACCCTCATCGGTATCTTCATTACCCTCATCCATATCCTCATTGCCCACATCCAGATCCTAGTTGCCTTCATCATTCTCTTCACCCGCAAGATTCGACAAGGCTAAGCGGGCCCCATATTTTGATCGGTACCAGTTCAGGTAGGTATCCAACGGATGCTGTGAAGGCATGAAAAGTTCAGAAAGAACGTAGTGATACCTATTGGTCCAATGCATTATCCAATTTGAATGAGTCGGTGTCGTGGCCCAGTTAAGATTTTTAGGTCCAGTCAGAATCTCTCCATGAGCCTTATCCAAATTCTGTTCCTGAGAAGGTACTCCCTGAACGAAACCGAACTGTCGCCTTAACCTATCCGTGGCATACCACTCGATACATTCAAACGACACCAATGAAACTGTCGCGTTCCAGATAACCGATTGCATGTATATTTCAGCAGGAATTATATTTGGATCCACACGATCCACAGCATAGGCAACCCAGACAAactgaaaaattaaagaaaaatcatGATTACAACCCACAACACATAACTCCAACACAATGACTGATAGTTTTGTCGAAGCCCAATATTCTGAAAAGTAATGCTTCTTTAATTAAAAACACACCTGGCCTTCCTGAAGTTCATCAAAGGCCTTCCTAAAGTGAGCTAGCTTGAGATATCTATATCGTCGGTCACCACGCTCCCAATTACGTCACCTAATACGATGTCATCAATTAGCGCAACTGAATCTTAAATATAAAGAAATAGATACATTGTAACATAATATTACCTGTTTGCAAGTGGAAAATTGCGGGGTTCTCTAGGAAGCGGCGATAGATATGGCAATCGGATCCAAGCCCAACCCAGCAGCAGTGTTAGTGGACCATCTATTTCCTTACAGTTATAACGAGATGCCCTGCATAATGCCCTGTAAAGGTGTGCTAGGCATGCCGAATCCCAACTATATTGTCCAATATTGACAAAATCACGAAGCAAGGGTAGAAATTTCCAGTGCACACCTGCCCCAGACTTATCCCCAAACAGTATCGTCCCAATCAGCAACATAATGTGACACCTCACATACCTAGTAATTAATGACAATCTAATATTATAACATATCTGTAGCATTATATAATACGATGGTTAATACATTAATAGAAAAACATCTAATGTAGCATATTAGGCTATTATGAGACAATATTACATAGTCCGCATGGCTAATACATAAATTACTTCATCAACATAATATGACACCTCAAATACCTCTATATACTGATTTCATCATTTAATTCTAAATTCTCTTTTAGATTCCGGAGCCATGTCAGTTTTATGCAGCTTGATCTACAGTCCTCTCTACGAGGTGCAACCCCAAATTGAAGCAGACACTCCGCCTCCATGGCTTCAAAACTACTCATTGTCATCCCTGTGACTGGAAGACCATCTGTGGGAAGACCAAGTATTAGAGCCACATCTTCAAGAGTCACGGAACATTCACCAATGGGGAGGTGAAATGTATGTGTGTCTGGGTGCCAACGTTCG is a window from the Arachis stenosperma cultivar V10309 chromosome 3, arast.V10309.gnm1.PFL2, whole genome shotgun sequence genome containing:
- the LOC130967007 gene encoding uncharacterized protein LOC130967007 yields the protein MQEMFSMYIENRSQISFIELYVEFEQSEADRNILQEDYNSDSEEEFESNYEFAVPDGDEDQGERTMCPDVTEVANALANEVPFEEPSFMRVLDLEAMHVPEFPEYMTASEIPMVADGEFVVGMEFSSREAVIKAVKEYTIRRSVDYRVFESEPLTFYAKCTQYGSGCDWLIRVSLISRKYCWVIRRYNGSHTCTTATISQDHSKLDSITIAEAIKPLVEVDPSLKVKSVIAEVQSKFNYTVSYRKAWLAKQRAIEKIFGGWEASYEALPIWFEAMCHKEPSAVVHFETMPAYQGDDLVGDIRVLHRVFWSYYPCIRAFRHCKPIVQVDGTHLYGKYKGCLLVAVSQDENNNIVPIAFAIVEGETSDAWHFFLSNLRQHVVTRDGVGLISDRHESINAAVERSNGAWSPPRAFHMFCIRHIESNFLRKFKAPYLQKLVVNIGYSRTVREYQVRYQRLRDRGEAYTNWLDRIPREQYALAFDGGYRWGHMTTNLVECINSVLKGARNLPITALMKATFYRLNELFTRKRADAEARINAGHVFSEIVTSKLHANQLASGNIQVSCFDRQNEVFEVREMPSGLEFAVDLRSLRCDCGEFQVDRIPYRHVFACCANQRLDWRLYVHDVYKMDQVRRVYRARFRPLGNPTTWPAYNGPRFIPNPYMRRVSKGRPRMTRFLNEMDTRMLRRPRRCTLCGAEGHSRSRCRRSVGSNTNREAP